Below is a genomic region from Ferrovibrio sp. MS7.
TCGCGGAGCCGCTGGAGCGTGGTTTTGGCCTGACGCTGGGCAACGCACTGCGTCGCGTGCTGCTGTCGTCGCTGCAGGGCGCTGCCGTCACCTCGATCAAGATCGACGGCGTGCTGCATGAATTCTCCTCCATCCCGGGTGTGCGCGAGGATGTCACCGACATCGTGCTGAACATCAAGTCGATGGCGCTGCGCATGCACGGCGAAGGCCCGAAGCGCATGTACCTGAATGCCAAGGGTCCGTGCGAAGTCACCGCCAAGATGATCGAGACCGGCCATGACATCGAAGTCATGGATCCGGACCATGTGCTGATGACGCTGGATAACGGTGCCGCCATCCGCATGGAACTGACCGTCGAGACCGGCAAGGGCTACGTGCCGGCTTCGGCCAACCGCCCGGAAGACGCGCCGATCGGCCTGATCCCGGTGGATGCGCTCTACAGCCCGGTGCGCAAGGTTTCCTACAAGGTCGAGAATACCCGCGAGGGCCAGATCCTCGACTATGACAAGCTGACCATGCAGGTCGAGACCAACGGCTCGATCAAGCCGGAAGACGCCGTGGCCTATGCCGCGCGCATCCTGCAGGACCAGCTGCAGCTCTTCATCAACTTCGAGGAGCCGAAGAACGAAGTTCGCGAGAAGTCGATTGCCGAGCCGGAATTCAATCCGAACCTGCTCCGCCGCGTCGACGAACTCGAACTCTCGGTGCGTTCGGCGAACTGCCTGAAGAACGACAACATCGTCTACATCGGCGACCTGATCCAGAAGACCGAGGCGGAAATGCTCCGCACGCCGAACTTCGGCCGCAAGTCGCTGAACGAGATCAAGGAAGTGCTGTCGCAGATGGGCCTCCATCTCGGCATGCATGTGCCGAACTGGCCGCCTGAGAATATCGAAGAGATGGCCAAGAAATATCAGGATCAGTACTGATCCAAGGCCGATAAGAAAGACTAAGGAGAGTTTCCCATGCGCCATCGTAATGCCGGCCGCAAGCTGAACAAGTCCAGCTCCCACCGCCGCGCCATGTTCGGCAACATGGTTGCCGCGCTGATCAAGCACGAGCAGATCACCACCACGCTGCCGAAGGCCAAGGAGCTGAAGCCGCTGATGGACAAGCTGATCACGCTCGGCAAGCGCGGCGATCTGCATGCCCGCCGTCAGGCTCTGGCCTTCATCCCCGAGAAGTCGGCGGTGGACAAGCTGTTCAAGACCCTGAACGCCCGCTATGCCTCGCGCCAGGGTGGCTACACCCGTGTGCTCAAGGCCGGCTTCCGCTACGGCGATGCCGCCCCGATGGCAGTGATCGAGCTGGTCGACCGCGATCCGGCCGCCAAGGGCCTGGACTCGGGCCCGGTGCAGGTGGCCGAGGAAGCCGAAGCGGCATAAGTCGCTTCAGGCATACCGAATTGAAAAGGCCGGTGCTCACGCGCCGGCCTTTTTCTTTTATCTAGATTGCCTCGAAGGCAACGCCGATCAACAGCATGCTGACAGTGCCATCCTGGCCCAGTGGCAGCAGCAGCGACTGGTGGCGGAATGAGCGGCCATCGAGTTCCTGTTCGCGGGTGAAAATCTCCGGCCTGCCGCTGGCCACCACGCGGTCGTAGCTGGGAGTGATCTCGGCGGCGAAGGCCGGCCAGGGATGCTGCTCCAGGAACTGCCCTGTCAGGTCGAAGCCCTGGCGTTCCACCACGTTGGAACCATAGAGCCGGTAGCGGTAGCGCCAGCCGCCTCCGGGCTTCGGCAGCACGTCAATCAGGATCAGGTCGCCGAGGATGAAGGTCATCCCGGCGGGATCGATCTTGGCGCGGCTGGGATAGGGCAGGGTACCGGCACGCTCGCGCCAGTAGGTATGCAGCCGGCGCAACCGGCCACTTTCAAGGGGTGGGTTGATCATTGCCCCTAGCATAACCGAGCAGAGGTGGCGGTAAACCAGGACACCGCTCCCGGCTTGAATTTTCCCGCAACGGCTCCTTATCATCCAACATGACGAAACGCTTTTTCCTGACTTCCGGCCGGCTGGCAGCGCTGCTGCTTTCGGCCCTGGCTCTCCTGCTGAATGCCGGCACGGTGTTCGCCCAGGCATCCCTGCCGGCCCAGCGCGTGCCGCAGAGCCGCACCGAGATCCAGCTTACGTTTGCGCCGCTGGTACGCCAGGTGGCGCCGGCTGTGGTGAATGTCTATACGCGCAAGGTGGAACGGGTGGTGCAGCGTTCGCCGCTGCTCGACGATCCGATCTTCCGCCGTTTCTTCGGCGACCAGCAGATGTTCGGCATCCCGCGCGAGCGCGTGGCACAGTCGCTCGGTTCCGGCGTGATCGTGGAAGCCGATGGCGTCATCGTCACCAACAACCATGTCATCGATGGCGCCACCGAGATCGTGGTAGCCCTGGCCGACCGCCGTGAATTCGAGGCCAAGGTGATCGCCGCCGATCCCAAGACCGACCTGGCGATCCTGCGCATCGAAACGCGCGGCGAGGTGCTGCCGGCGCTTGAGTTCCGCGATTCCGACGATCTCCAGGTCGGCGAACTGGTGCTGGCTATCGGCAATCCTTTCGGCGTCGGGCAGACCGTGACCCAGGGCATCGTCTCGGCTTTGGGCCGCACCGATGTCGGCGATGCCGATGCGCAATCCTTCATCCAGACCGATGCCGCGATCAATCCGGGCAATTCCGGTGGCGCGCTGGTGACGATGGATGGCCGGCTTGCCGGCATCAACACCGCGATCTTTTCCAAAACCGGCGGCAGCGTCGGCATCGGCTTCGCCATTCCCTCCAACCTTGTTGCCGCCACAGTGGCCAGCGCGCTTTCCGGCAAGGGCATCCGTCGCCCGTGGTTTGGCGCCAGCGCCACGCCGGTAACGGCGGAAGCGGCACAGGGCCTCGGCATGGAGCGGCCGAACGGCGTGCTGGTCGGCCAGACCTTCCCCGGCGGCCCGGCCGACCGCGCCGGCCTGCGCACCGGCGATGTGGTGCTGAAGGTGGATGGCCGCGAGGTGAACGATCCGCGCGCACTGAAATTCCGCATCGCCACGCGCAAGCTCGGCGAGAACGCGACGCTCGACGTGCTGCGCCAGGGCCGTATGCGCACATTGTCCATTCCGCTGATTGAGGCGCCGGAAACGCCGCCGCGCGAACTGACCCAACTCAATGGCAATCATCCTCTGGCCGGCGCCACGGTGGGCAACCTCTCGCCGGCCTTTGCCGAGGAGATCGGCTTCGATGCCCTGGCCAGCGGTGTCATCGTGCTGAATCTGGCAGGTGGTTCGCCGGCCAACCGCATCCGGCTGCGACCGGGCGATGTGGTGGTCAAGATCAACAACACTGACATCAAGGATGTTGCCGACTTGCAGCGCGCGCTGCGCAACAGCCCGCAGCAATGGCTGCTGGTGCTGAAGCGCGGCGACCAGTTGCTGCAGCTTCAGGTCCGCGCTTGAGCAACCTGTTCCAGCAGGCGGGCCTGGAGCCGGCGGGGCCGCTGGCCGACCGGCTGCGGCCGAAGGCGCTGGACGAGGTGATCGGCCAGGACCATCTGCTGAAGGGCGAGGGGCCGCTGGCCCGCATGGTGGCAGCAAAGCGGCTGTCCAGCCTGATCCTGTGGGGACCGCCGGGCACCGGCAAGACTTCCATCGCGCGGTTGCTGGCGGAAGCCACCGGGCTTTATTTTGCGCCGCTCTCGGCGGTGTTCTCCGGTGTTGCCGATCTGCGCAAGGCTTTCGATGCCGCCCGGGCGCGGCGTGAGCAGGGCCAGCGTACGTTGCTGTTCGTGGATGAAATTCACCGCTTCAACCGGGCGCAGCAGGATGGCTTCCTGCCTTATGTGGAAGACGGCACCGTGGTGCTGGTTGGCGCCACCACGGAGAATCCCAGTTTCGCGCTGAACGGCGCCTTGCTGTCGCGGGCCAGCGTGCTGGTGCTGCACCGCCTGGATGATGCGGCGCTGGATGCCTTGCTTGCGCGCGCCGAGGCCATTGAAGCCAAGCCGCTGCCATTGACGCCGGAGGCGCGCGCCGCACTCCGCGCCATGGCCGATGGCGATGGCCGCTACCTGCTGAACATGGCCGAGCAGGTCTTCAGTCTGAGCACCGGCGGCGACCTCGATCCGGCACGGCTGGCAACCCTGCTGCAGCGCCGTGCGCCGCTCTACGACAAGAGCCAGGAAGAGCATTACAACCTGATCAGCGCGCTGCATAAATCGCTGCGCGGTTCCGATGTCGATGCCGCGCTCTACTGGCTGGCGCGCATGCTGATCGGCGGCGAGGAACCGCTCTACATCATGCGCCGGCTGGCGCGCTTCGCCGCCGAGGATATTGGCATGGCCGATCCCAATGCGCTGCTGCAGGCGATGGCGGCCAAGGAGCTGTATGATTTCCTCGGCAGCCCGGAAGGCGAGATCGGCCTGGTGCAGACCGTGGTGTATCTCGCCACAGCGCCGAAATCGAATGCCGTCTACAAGGCCGAGAGCGCCGCCAAGCGGGCCGCCAAGGAGCATGGCTCGCTGATGCCGCCGATGCATATCCTGAATGC
It encodes:
- a CDS encoding DNA-directed RNA polymerase subunit alpha, with the protein product MIQKNWTDLIKPNKLVIEPGAVPGRTATIVAEPLERGFGLTLGNALRRVLLSSLQGAAVTSIKIDGVLHEFSSIPGVREDVTDIVLNIKSMALRMHGEGPKRMYLNAKGPCEVTAKMIETGHDIEVMDPDHVLMTLDNGAAIRMELTVETGKGYVPASANRPEDAPIGLIPVDALYSPVRKVSYKVENTREGQILDYDKLTMQVETNGSIKPEDAVAYAARILQDQLQLFINFEEPKNEVREKSIAEPEFNPNLLRRVDELELSVRSANCLKNDNIVYIGDLIQKTEAEMLRTPNFGRKSLNEIKEVLSQMGLHLGMHVPNWPPENIEEMAKKYQDQY
- the rplQ gene encoding 50S ribosomal protein L17; this encodes MRHRNAGRKLNKSSSHRRAMFGNMVAALIKHEQITTTLPKAKELKPLMDKLITLGKRGDLHARRQALAFIPEKSAVDKLFKTLNARYASRQGGYTRVLKAGFRYGDAAPMAVIELVDRDPAAKGLDSGPVQVAEEAEAA
- a CDS encoding PAS domain-containing protein; protein product: MINPPLESGRLRRLHTYWRERAGTLPYPSRAKIDPAGMTFILGDLILIDVLPKPGGGWRYRYRLYGSNVVERQGFDLTGQFLEQHPWPAFAAEITPSYDRVVASGRPEIFTREQELDGRSFRHQSLLLPLGQDGTVSMLLIGVAFEAI
- a CDS encoding DegQ family serine endoprotease, which encodes MTKRFFLTSGRLAALLLSALALLLNAGTVFAQASLPAQRVPQSRTEIQLTFAPLVRQVAPAVVNVYTRKVERVVQRSPLLDDPIFRRFFGDQQMFGIPRERVAQSLGSGVIVEADGVIVTNNHVIDGATEIVVALADRREFEAKVIAADPKTDLAILRIETRGEVLPALEFRDSDDLQVGELVLAIGNPFGVGQTVTQGIVSALGRTDVGDADAQSFIQTDAAINPGNSGGALVTMDGRLAGINTAIFSKTGGSVGIGFAIPSNLVAATVASALSGKGIRRPWFGASATPVTAEAAQGLGMERPNGVLVGQTFPGGPADRAGLRTGDVVLKVDGREVNDPRALKFRIATRKLGENATLDVLRQGRMRTLSIPLIEAPETPPRELTQLNGNHPLAGATVGNLSPAFAEEIGFDALASGVIVLNLAGGSPANRIRLRPGDVVVKINNTDIKDVADLQRALRNSPQQWLLVLKRGDQLLQLQVRA
- a CDS encoding replication-associated recombination protein A: MSNLFQQAGLEPAGPLADRLRPKALDEVIGQDHLLKGEGPLARMVAAKRLSSLILWGPPGTGKTSIARLLAEATGLYFAPLSAVFSGVADLRKAFDAARARREQGQRTLLFVDEIHRFNRAQQDGFLPYVEDGTVVLVGATTENPSFALNGALLSRASVLVLHRLDDAALDALLARAEAIEAKPLPLTPEARAALRAMADGDGRYLLNMAEQVFSLSTGGDLDPARLATLLQRRAPLYDKSQEEHYNLISALHKSLRGSDVDAALYWLARMLIGGEEPLYIMRRLARFAAEDIGMADPNALLQAMAAKELYDFLGSPEGEIGLVQTVVYLATAPKSNAVYKAESAAKRAAKEHGSLMPPMHILNAPTKMMKQLGYGSGYAYDHDAEDGFSGQNYFPDGMDRQQLYRPVERGFEREVIKRLEYWQKLRAKRQEEGDL